In one Pseudomonas sp. Bout1 genomic region, the following are encoded:
- the tal gene encoding transaldolase encodes MTSKLEQLKQFTTVVADTGDFSTLAKLKPQDATTNPSLLLKAASIPAYAKLLDECVADCNGDVGLASDRFAVAVGQEILKVVPGRISTEVDARLSFDTDAVLKRAHRLIDLYDKAGVGRDRVLIKIASTWEGIRAAEQLEKEGIQTNLTLLFSFAQAVACAEAGVFLISPFVGRIYDWYKKANGNDYTGTDDPGVQSVTRIYNYYKANGYKTVVMGASFRNLSQIEELAGCDRLTISPDLLEKLAADDGKLERKLAPGHAGEARVHLTEAQFRWESNEDAMATEKLAEGIRQFARDQEKLEALLTAKL; translated from the coding sequence ATGACTTCCAAGCTGGAACAACTCAAGCAATTCACCACCGTAGTAGCCGATACCGGCGATTTTTCGACTCTCGCCAAGCTCAAGCCGCAAGACGCCACTACCAACCCTTCCCTGCTGCTCAAGGCCGCATCGATCCCGGCGTATGCCAAGCTGCTGGATGAGTGCGTTGCCGACTGCAACGGCGACGTAGGCCTGGCCAGCGACCGTTTCGCGGTAGCCGTCGGCCAGGAAATCCTCAAAGTGGTGCCCGGCCGTATTTCCACCGAGGTGGATGCCCGCCTGTCATTCGATACCGACGCGGTACTCAAGCGCGCGCATCGTTTGATCGACCTGTACGACAAGGCCGGCGTTGGCCGCGACCGCGTGCTGATCAAGATCGCTTCCACCTGGGAAGGCATCCGCGCCGCCGAGCAGCTGGAAAAAGAAGGCATCCAGACCAACCTGACGCTGCTGTTCTCCTTCGCCCAGGCCGTGGCTTGCGCTGAAGCCGGCGTGTTCCTGATTTCGCCGTTCGTGGGCCGTATCTACGACTGGTACAAGAAGGCCAACGGCAACGACTACACCGGTACCGATGATCCGGGCGTGCAGTCGGTGACGCGCATCTACAACTACTACAAGGCCAATGGCTACAAGACCGTGGTAATGGGTGCGAGCTTCCGTAACCTGAGCCAGATCGAAGAGCTGGCCGGTTGTGACCGCCTGACCATCAGCCCGGACCTGCTGGAGAAACTGGCTGCCGACGATGGCAAGCTGGAGCGCAAGCTGGCGCCAGGCCATGCAGGTGAGGCTCGTGTGCACTTGACCGAAGCGCAGTTCCGTTGGGAATCCAACGAAGATGCGATGGCCACCGAGAAGCTGGCCGAGGGCATTCGTCAGTTCGCCCGTGACCAGGAAAAACTCGAAGCGCTGTTGACCGCCAAGCTCTAA
- the dusA gene encoding tRNA dihydrouridine(20/20a) synthase DusA: MSSPIAPTPSFSRRFSVAPMMDWTDRHCRFFLRLLSKNTLLYTEMVTTGAILHGDHERFLRHNEAEHPLALQLGGSVPADLAACARMAQDAGYDEVNLNVGCPSDRVQNNMIGAILMAHPALVADCVKAMQDAVSIPVTVKHRIGINGRDSYAELCDFVGQVKDAGCTSFTVHARIAILEGLSPKENRDIPPLRYDVAAQLKQDFPQLEIILNGGIKTLEQCQEHLQTFDGVMLGREAYHNPYLLAEVDQQLFDSTAPVITRAEALAQLRPYIAEHLATGGSMHHITRHVLGLGTGFPGARKFRQLLSVDIHKASDPLALLDKAGELLEGR; encoded by the coding sequence ATGTCCTCACCTATCGCACCAACCCCATCGTTCTCCCGTCGCTTCTCCGTTGCACCTATGATGGATTGGACTGACAGACACTGCCGCTTCTTCCTGCGCCTGCTCTCCAAAAACACCCTTCTCTACACCGAGATGGTGACCACCGGCGCGATCCTCCACGGCGACCACGAACGCTTCCTGCGCCACAACGAGGCCGAGCATCCACTCGCCCTGCAGTTGGGCGGCAGCGTCCCCGCGGACCTGGCCGCCTGCGCCCGTATGGCCCAGGACGCCGGTTACGACGAAGTGAACTTGAACGTCGGCTGCCCAAGCGACCGGGTGCAAAACAACATGATCGGCGCGATCCTGATGGCGCATCCTGCTTTGGTGGCGGATTGTGTGAAGGCCATGCAGGACGCGGTCTCGATCCCCGTGACGGTTAAGCACCGCATCGGTATCAATGGCCGGGACAGTTACGCCGAGCTATGCGATTTCGTCGGCCAGGTGAAGGACGCGGGCTGCACCAGTTTCACCGTGCATGCGCGCATTGCGATTCTGGAAGGTCTGTCACCGAAGGAAAATCGGGACATCCCGCCCTTGCGCTACGACGTCGCCGCGCAGTTGAAGCAGGATTTTCCGCAGCTTGAGATCATTCTCAACGGCGGGATCAAGACGCTTGAGCAATGCCAGGAGCATTTGCAGACCTTTGACGGTGTAATGCTCGGTCGCGAGGCTTATCACAATCCGTATTTGCTGGCCGAAGTGGATCAACAGCTGTTTGATAGCACCGCGCCGGTGATCACCCGTGCGGAGGCGCTGGCGCAGTTGCGTCCTTATATAGCCGAACACTTGGCGACAGGTGGCTCGATGCATCACATCACCCGCCATGTACTGGGGCTGGGGACCGGTTTCCCGGGGGCGCGGAAGTTTCGGCAGTTGTTGTCGGTGGATATTCATAAGGCCAGTGATCCGCTGGCGTTGCTGGATAAGGCTGGGGAATTGTTGGAGGGGCGGTGA
- a CDS encoding MFS transporter, producing the protein MSIHQTPGHVLPARSAAKMEAAMAVGAFAIGTGEFAIMGLMPDIAHNLNLSEPQVGHAISAYALGVMVGAPLLAILGAKLLRKHMLLLLMGLYALGNLATAFTPTFGSLVAFRFICGLPHGAYFGIAAVVASSMVPNDKRAGAVARVMMGLTLAMLLGNPIATFLGQHFGWRSAFALVSAIALCTIALVWQFVPDRHDEPRSDPRKELRAFTKPQVWMALSIGAIGFAGMFCVFSYLAPTMLEVTKVSPQWIPFGLAAFGVGGIIGNIAGGKLFDRLQFRAVGWIIVWSMAVLIFFTFAASSLWSVLLGIGLVGTMIAMAAPLQIRLMDIAHEAPSLAAASNHAAFNLANALGPWLGGMAITAGYGWTSTGYIGAATALVGLGIYLIARRMKGGH; encoded by the coding sequence ATGTCTATCCACCAAACTCCCGGGCACGTGCTGCCCGCGCGCAGCGCCGCCAAAATGGAAGCTGCCATGGCCGTGGGCGCATTCGCGATCGGCACCGGCGAATTTGCCATCATGGGCTTGATGCCCGACATCGCCCACAACCTCAATCTCAGCGAACCTCAGGTCGGCCATGCCATCAGCGCCTACGCGTTAGGCGTGATGGTCGGCGCTCCACTGCTGGCGATCCTCGGCGCCAAATTGCTGCGCAAACACATGCTCCTGCTGCTGATGGGCCTGTATGCCCTGGGCAACCTGGCCACGGCATTTACCCCGACCTTCGGCTCACTGGTGGCTTTTCGCTTTATCTGCGGCCTGCCTCACGGCGCCTACTTCGGCATCGCCGCCGTGGTCGCCTCCAGCATGGTGCCCAACGACAAACGCGCCGGCGCCGTGGCCCGCGTAATGATGGGCCTGACCCTGGCCATGCTGCTCGGCAACCCCATCGCCACCTTCCTCGGTCAACACTTTGGCTGGCGCTCGGCGTTCGCGCTGGTCAGCGCCATCGCCCTGTGCACCATCGCGCTGGTGTGGCAATTCGTCCCGGACCGCCACGACGAACCGCGCAGCGACCCACGCAAAGAACTGCGCGCCTTCACCAAACCACAGGTGTGGATGGCGCTGTCGATTGGCGCTATTGGGTTTGCCGGGATGTTTTGCGTGTTCAGCTACCTGGCGCCGACCATGCTGGAGGTGACCAAAGTGTCGCCGCAGTGGATCCCATTCGGCTTGGCTGCGTTTGGCGTAGGCGGCATCATTGGCAACATCGCCGGCGGCAAGCTGTTTGACCGCCTGCAATTTCGCGCAGTGGGTTGGATCATCGTGTGGTCGATGGCCGTGCTGATTTTCTTCACCTTCGCCGCGAGTTCGCTGTGGAGCGTACTGCTGGGCATCGGTCTGGTCGGCACCATGATTGCCATGGCCGCACCGCTGCAAATCCGCTTGATGGATATTGCTCATGAAGCACCAAGCCTGGCGGCGGCGTCCAACCACGCGGCGTTCAACCTGGCGAATGCGCTAGGCCCGTGGTTGGGTGGGATGGCGATTACGGCGGGGTATGGGTGGACCAGCACGGGCTACATTGGCGCGGCCACGGCACTTGTTGGCTTGGGCATCTACCTGATCGCACGACGTATGAAGGGCGGGCACTAA
- the mqo gene encoding malate dehydrogenase (quinone), whose amino-acid sequence MFKKVNTALLGLALSMGITSVHAEEAEKVDVLLIGGGIMSATLGVWLNELQPDWSMEMVERLDGVAEESSNGWNNAGTGHSALAELNYTPEDKNGNVEIPKAVEINEAFQISRQFWSWQVQQGVLKNPRSFINSTPHMSFVWGDDNIKFLKKRYEALQASPLFAGMQYSEDRAQIAKWVPLMMEGRDPNQKIAATWTPIGTDVNFGEITRQFVAHLQTTPKFDLKLSSEVQDITKNADGTWRVSYKNLKDGSKTETDAKFVFIGAGGGALHLLQKSGIPEAKEYAGFPVGGSFLVTDNPTVAEQHLAKAYGKASVGAPPMSVPHLDTRVLDGKRVILFGPFATFSTKFLKEGSYLDLLTSTTTHNIWPMTKVGIREYPLVEYLAGQLMLSDDDRFNALKEYFPNAKKEDWRLWQAGQRVQIIKRDEEQGGVLKLGTEVVSSADNTIAGLLGASPGASTAAPIMLTVLQKVFKDQVASPAWQEKLHQIVPSYGTKLNDSPEAVAKEWAYTANILQLTPPPAIPQLTAPKATEAAQPAVEPSKPASDLAL is encoded by the coding sequence ATGTTTAAAAAAGTAAACACTGCCCTGCTGGGGCTGGCTTTGTCGATGGGGATCACGTCCGTTCACGCGGAAGAGGCAGAGAAAGTCGATGTGCTGCTGATCGGCGGCGGCATCATGAGTGCAACCCTGGGTGTGTGGCTCAACGAGCTGCAACCAGACTGGTCGATGGAGATGGTCGAGCGCCTGGATGGCGTGGCCGAAGAAAGCTCCAACGGCTGGAATAACGCCGGTACCGGTCACTCGGCCCTGGCTGAGCTGAACTACACCCCGGAAGACAAGAACGGCAACGTTGAAATCCCGAAAGCGGTCGAGATCAACGAGGCGTTCCAGATCTCCCGTCAGTTCTGGTCCTGGCAGGTCCAGCAGGGCGTCCTGAAGAACCCGCGTTCGTTCATCAACTCCACTCCGCACATGAGCTTCGTGTGGGGCGATGACAACATCAAGTTCCTGAAGAAGCGTTACGAAGCGCTGCAAGCGAGCCCGCTGTTCGCCGGCATGCAGTACTCCGAAGACCGGGCGCAAATCGCCAAATGGGTCCCGTTGATGATGGAAGGGCGTGACCCGAACCAGAAAATCGCGGCCACCTGGACCCCGATCGGTACGGACGTGAACTTCGGCGAGATCACTCGCCAGTTCGTCGCTCACCTGCAAACTACGCCGAAGTTCGACCTGAAACTGTCGAGCGAAGTGCAGGACATCACCAAGAACGCCGACGGCACCTGGCGTGTCAGCTACAAAAACCTGAAAGACGGCAGCAAGACTGAAACCGACGCCAAGTTCGTGTTCATCGGCGCAGGCGGCGGTGCACTGCACCTGCTGCAGAAGTCGGGCATTCCTGAAGCCAAGGAATACGCAGGCTTCCCTGTGGGTGGTTCGTTCCTGGTGACCGATAACCCAACGGTTGCCGAGCAGCACCTGGCCAAGGCCTACGGTAAAGCTTCGGTTGGCGCACCGCCGATGTCGGTTCCGCACCTGGACACCCGTGTGCTGGATGGCAAGCGTGTGATTCTGTTTGGCCCATTCGCCACCTTCTCGACCAAGTTCCTGAAAGAAGGCTCGTACCTGGACCTGCTGACCAGCACCACCACCCACAACATCTGGCCAATGACCAAAGTGGGTATCCGCGAATACCCGCTGGTCGAGTACCTTGCCGGCCAACTGATGCTGTCGGATGACGACCGCTTCAACGCCCTGAAAGAATACTTCCCGAACGCCAAGAAAGAAGACTGGCGCCTGTGGCAAGCCGGTCAGCGTGTGCAGATCATCAAGCGTGACGAAGAGCAGGGCGGCGTCCTGAAACTCGGTACCGAAGTGGTCAGCTCCGCCGACAACACCATCGCAGGCCTGTTGGGTGCATCGCCAGGCGCGTCCACCGCGGCTCCGATCATGCTGACCGTGCTGCAGAAAGTGTTCAAGGATCAGGTGGCTTCCCCGGCCTGGCAGGAAAAGCTGCATCAGATCGTGCCTAGCTACGGCACCAAGCTGAACGACAGTCCTGAAGCTGTGGCTAAAGAATGGGCCTACACCGCCAACATTCTGCAACTGACGCCTCCACCAGCGATTCCGCAGCTGACCGCTCCTAAGGCCACCGAGGCTGCCCAGCCTGCGGTTGAGCCGAGCAAGCCAGCTTCTGACCTCGCGCTGTAA
- a CDS encoding HD domain-containing phosphohydrolase, whose translation MAQWRCPPVTGTRPDSKPCRNPLASIVSGRSLRAAGPANTTYSHTTNHFEGLLHMPSRRVPLYVHISYLFVGLLVLFALINLSYQFLQTKRFMADEARLRFEIAGQLTLKELQNLYGPAELSAGLLSQQRLMNATTLEERLDSIPFLVTLLKSQPAVQSAYIGYGTGDFFMVFRGSESSTLDPRFLPLPGTAWVVQNIHARDGKHAGEYLYLAQDLSVLERRADPGDQYDPRTRPWYDGAKSQGKLFVTEPYPFFDTGEVGVSFAQPTQNGAGVVGVDISLHSIDRLLLSAKITPGSHLTILNSKNEVISSEKGSRLISTSNGENRLARLDELSLPVTQQFVAAAATQHNDRLSLGTRDGEWQGMRVELPLADTGNLALWMTTPYRELMADAIATRNKGLLISLAFLAVGILVALAMSRAASRPLAALTQQAGQIEQFNFEASTQVKSNIAEVIDLAHAMGSMKTTIQHFLELSRVLSSETNFQNLLARLLMEMQGITGAQGGLIYLADANASHLKVARVRWGDQLRETAEDTPIELADNPGDPLVQALNTPLAKPERLSREQLQTHFGFLGDIQTSLTLWALPLKDRNGVLLGALALLVDENERALTPSLMAFVEALSSTAAIALNTQRLIDEQKTLLESFIQLIAGAIDAKSPYTGGHCQRVPELTKMLAHAACAEKDGPFKDFALSEEQWEALHIAAWLHDCGKVTTPEYVVDKATKLETLYDRIHEVRMRFEVLKRDAELDYWKGLAAGGAAEALQTELTEKLAQLDDDFVFVAQCNIGGEFMAPERVERMQQLANYTWRRTLSDRLGVSHEENARKQRSAEAELPTLEPLLADRPDHLFPRSERETLSDDNPYGFKVKVPEHLYNRGELYNLCIGRGTLTEEERYKINEHIIQTISMLEKLPFPRHLQQVPEIAGGHHEKMDGNGYPKRLTREQMSWPARMMGIADIFEALTAVDRPYKKGKKLSEAIKIMGFMKQDQHIDPQVFDLFLRSGIYLEYARRYLPDELIDTVDIQPYLDLNSPEDA comes from the coding sequence GTGGCGCAGTGGCGCTGCCCGCCGGTGACGGGTACACGCCCAGACAGTAAACCCTGTAGAAACCCGCTGGCGAGTATCGTATCCGGCCGATCCTTACGCGCCGCGGGCCCCGCAAATACGACCTATAGTCACACGACGAACCATTTCGAAGGGTTGCTGCACATGCCATCTCGTCGCGTCCCGCTCTACGTGCATATCTCCTATCTGTTCGTCGGGTTACTGGTGCTATTTGCACTGATCAACCTCAGCTATCAGTTCCTGCAGACCAAGCGGTTCATGGCTGATGAAGCACGTCTGCGCTTCGAGATTGCCGGGCAACTCACTCTCAAGGAATTACAAAACCTCTACGGTCCCGCCGAACTCAGCGCGGGCCTGCTGTCCCAACAACGCTTGATGAACGCCACCACGCTGGAAGAACGGCTCGACAGCATCCCGTTTCTGGTGACCCTGCTCAAGAGCCAGCCTGCGGTGCAGAGCGCATACATAGGCTATGGCACCGGCGACTTCTTCATGGTGTTTCGCGGGAGTGAAAGCTCAACCCTCGATCCCAGGTTCTTGCCCCTGCCAGGTACCGCCTGGGTCGTACAGAACATTCACGCGCGTGACGGCAAGCACGCTGGTGAATACCTGTACCTGGCGCAAGACTTATCCGTCCTGGAGCGCCGGGCCGATCCTGGTGATCAGTACGACCCGCGCACACGCCCGTGGTACGACGGGGCAAAGTCCCAGGGAAAGCTTTTTGTAACAGAGCCATATCCGTTTTTCGATACAGGAGAAGTCGGCGTCAGTTTTGCCCAGCCGACACAAAATGGCGCCGGGGTTGTGGGCGTTGATATCAGTTTGCACTCCATCGACCGACTGCTGCTGTCGGCCAAAATAACCCCGGGGTCGCACCTGACCATACTCAATAGCAAGAACGAGGTGATCAGCTCTGAAAAGGGATCGCGTTTGATCTCAACCAGTAATGGCGAAAACCGCCTGGCGCGCCTGGATGAGCTAAGTCTGCCGGTGACTCAACAATTTGTGGCGGCAGCGGCCACCCAACACAACGACCGATTAAGCCTCGGTACGCGCGACGGTGAATGGCAAGGCATGCGCGTTGAACTGCCGCTGGCAGACACCGGAAATCTCGCGCTATGGATGACAACGCCCTATAGAGAGCTCATGGCCGATGCCATCGCCACTCGAAACAAAGGCTTGCTCATCTCCCTCGCGTTTCTTGCCGTGGGCATCCTTGTTGCGCTGGCAATGTCTCGGGCGGCATCCCGGCCCCTGGCAGCATTGACCCAACAAGCGGGGCAGATAGAACAGTTCAACTTTGAAGCGTCCACGCAAGTTAAATCAAATATCGCTGAAGTGATCGACCTGGCGCATGCGATGGGCAGCATGAAGACGACCATTCAGCATTTTTTGGAACTGTCGAGGGTGCTGTCCAGCGAGACCAACTTTCAGAACCTGCTGGCGCGTTTGCTGATGGAAATGCAGGGGATCACCGGTGCCCAAGGCGGCTTGATCTATCTGGCTGATGCCAATGCCAGCCATTTGAAAGTGGCGCGAGTGCGTTGGGGCGATCAGCTGCGGGAAACAGCCGAGGATACGCCAATTGAACTGGCCGATAACCCGGGCGATCCGCTGGTGCAGGCCCTGAACACACCCCTGGCAAAACCTGAGCGATTAAGCCGGGAACAACTTCAGACCCACTTTGGTTTTCTGGGCGATATCCAAACGTCACTGACGCTTTGGGCGTTACCGCTGAAGGACCGCAACGGTGTATTACTGGGTGCCCTGGCCTTGCTCGTGGATGAGAACGAGCGAGCACTTACACCCTCGCTGATGGCATTCGTAGAAGCACTGTCGAGTACGGCCGCCATCGCCCTTAACACCCAGCGGCTGATTGACGAGCAGAAGACGCTGCTGGAGTCGTTTATCCAATTGATTGCCGGTGCGATCGATGCCAAAAGCCCCTACACAGGCGGCCACTGCCAGCGCGTCCCCGAACTCACCAAAATGCTCGCCCATGCGGCCTGCGCGGAAAAAGACGGGCCATTCAAGGATTTCGCGCTCAGTGAAGAACAGTGGGAAGCGTTGCATATTGCGGCGTGGCTACACGACTGCGGCAAAGTCACTACGCCTGAATACGTAGTCGACAAAGCCACCAAACTTGAAACACTGTATGACCGCATTCACGAGGTGCGGATGCGCTTCGAGGTGCTCAAGCGCGACGCCGAACTCGACTACTGGAAAGGTCTCGCCGCTGGCGGCGCAGCCGAAGCATTACAAACCGAATTGACCGAAAAACTGGCGCAACTGGATGACGATTTCGTCTTTGTGGCCCAGTGCAATATCGGCGGGGAGTTCATGGCGCCGGAGCGCGTTGAGCGCATGCAGCAACTGGCCAACTACACGTGGCGACGCACACTGTCGGACCGTCTCGGCGTCTCCCATGAAGAAAATGCGCGTAAACAACGTTCGGCTGAAGCAGAGCTTCCCACCCTGGAACCGTTATTGGCCGACCGCCCCGACCACCTGTTCCCGCGCAGCGAGCGTGAAACCCTCAGTGACGACAATCCTTATGGCTTCAAGGTCAAGGTTCCCGAGCACCTTTATAACCGTGGAGAGCTATACAACCTGTGTATTGGCCGCGGCACCCTGACCGAAGAAGAGCGCTACAAGATCAACGAACACATCATCCAGACCATCAGCATGCTGGAAAAACTGCCGTTCCCGCGCCACCTCCAGCAAGTCCCGGAAATAGCTGGCGGCCACCATGAAAAAATGGACGGCAACGGCTACCCGAAACGCCTCACCCGTGAGCAAATGAGCTGGCCGGCACGCATGATGGGCATCGCGGATATTTTCGAGGCACTGACGGCCGTCGACAGGCCCTACAAAAAGGGCAAGAAGTTGTCGGAAGCGATCAAGATCATGGGCTTTATGAAACAGGACCAGCACATTGATCCGCAGGTTTTCGACCTGTTCCTGCGCTCGGGAATCTACCTTGAATACGCCAGGCGCTACCTGCCCGACGAGTTGATTGACACCGTGGACATCCAGCCCTACCTGGACCTGAACAGCCCAGAAGACGCTTGA